The sequence GTTGCCTTCGTCGCTCAGCAGTGTAAATGGAAGTCTGTTGTTTTTGGCAAATGCCTAAGAATCATTGCAGTTTTTGTTAGCATCATCTCATCCTAACCGGCATTTGTTCTGCATTACGTCGATTTAGCATTTcgtataataaataaagaacacATAACTAATTCAGATTAATTAATCACTCACTGCAACTGTGAGTAAAACTACACAGTGGATTAAATTTTGTTGCACGAGTTGCTCAGTAAATATGTCATCCTTATGAGGGTTGAAAAGGGacatagaattataattttctattattaacctgctttgagattaaaaaaaacaaataaaacaaataaaaagcagCTTGCTTTTACCTTGTGCGATGATGGATCATCACCACTAATTCCAACAACCTCAGCCCCTGCTTTCTTGAACTTCTCATAAGAATCCCTGAAAGCACAAGCCTGCAGAAATACTTCATTTTTAGTGTATATATTCACTACCTAAAGATGCCTTTGATTGATGATCATTCCAACCTATGTCTCTTCTCATCAATTTTTCAGTAATTAGCTTTTTTTCCTAGTTAAAAATCCTAAACAAAGCCTTTCTAAATTGACTAGGGCCTTCGAAGCAATCGAGGAGCAACACACACAATCGCAAATTAATGTCTTTTAAGCTATTAAAACCGATCACTAAACTTCCTTAGCCGTGCCTgctaaacatgttttatatgtatattatgGGGAAAACTTGCAGATTCTTGGTCCTGGAAATCAAGCTCCCAATGACATCTTGTGATGATAATCAAATGCAATTATTTTCTCCCTCTCGCCTACATTATCTTATCTATGCTTGGTTGCCTCCccatgaataaaaatgaaagccTTTGAAGTAACACAGATCTAGTTACCTGTTTCGTGCAGCTAGGGCTTTCATCAGCTGGGTAAAAGTAGACAACCACAGGCTTCCCTTTGAATTTGGAGAGGGACACCGTCTTTCCATCCTGATCTTTCAATGTGAAGGACGGTGGCACCTGTCCTTTGTTTACCTTAAAAATAAAGACATCCCCAAAACCAATCAATCAACAAAATGAAAGCTTTAAAGCATGTAGTTTTCATTACGAAGCAAAATGTACCTTGGCAAAAATGGTAGTCTTCactgaactagaagaagatggGAATGGCAGAGAACTAGAATGGGAAAACTTGAGGCCATAGAACTGTGACCGTGATGACTTGGACAGAATTGGGAGGTTTTGAGAAGATAGGTTTTTGGGTTTATGAGTGGGAAGTAGAGAGGGTAGAGAGTGGTTAGGCAGAGAAATAGAAACCATTTCTACCAGGATAAGGAAACAGCAAGAACAAACAACGTTTAAGaactttttccttgtttttggtTTCAGTTATCTTTACATTTGTTCAGTTGTCGGCAGTATTCATTGGTGTTTTGAAAACACGGTtcagattgagttttttttaaaaaattttaattatattttaaaattaatttttttacattttcaaatcattttaatatattaatattaaaaataatttttaaaaaataaaaaaatatatattattttaatatatttttaaataaaaaatacttcataaTCActattacatttcaaaaaacacTCAAACGAGAAGGAGGTGTGCTCCATCATGATTTGGGAAGGAGTTGCAGAAAATGGATTCGCTTTTTGGCGTGGACAATTGCTGGCTGCACGCAACCTTTAATTGCTATGTTTCttgtaataatattattaaatcggTTTGATTTTATGGATCAATCCGATAATTTCCTTAATCTAatttgtaatataaatttaaaattaacttaatataaCTATTAggtaaatcaatttataatatctataatataattaaaactataaatataattcttaaaataatattattttgattaaaaaataaaataattttattttaaattaactcatcaaatttataattcaaaacttgAGGAAGGTCAATGAATTGCGCTTGGATTAATACTATATAGCTCTTAGAGGCTACGTTTGGGGGTGCATGTCTGATTTTCTGTAGAGTTCCAATTTTATGGGGTTACACAATTGTCACCTAATTGCAATTTATTTTGAGTTGGTGTATttagaaacataataaaaatggCAACAGGATGGAGACCTAGAAAAATGTTCAAAAATATTCATTCCACATGCAAACTCGCAATAAAAATACAAGggatttttagtatttttattatgttttttttttaattattataatcaagTTGAATGGGGCAATTTAGTCTTTTACTTTCAAACGCCACGTTATTCAAGTGTAGTGTGAGAAGAAGTTTGACGACTAAACAATGTCTTCTAGTGTGGTGTTTTAATCGTTTTGACGACTCCTCCATCACTAGGCAGCTTGTGTGGCGTACAGACCTCCAGTTTGGCCTGAGGCCTTTtgtttaacctttttcttgatttttgcaCCTAAACCTATAAGATTTTAAAGtagccctttaatttttttgccttcagatttgatccatatttttttttactatttgttttaataataatgatttataaaattaaaattttgttttgattccattctcttgatttttttatctatcagatttggttcctattttttttattactatttattttattttgaattttttttcttgattgaatttgtttttcaatttcatcactccatgtttgatttcattttatttttatgtcaaatttgatccttattcttttaatttctatttgtttttacttgggaaattttttttatattgaatttttttttcaatttcatctttaattctttaataactcttcaatttaatttcaaatttaatttgactCATAATCAATTAATACCTAGTCAAGGCCTAACTAGAAAGAGaataagagaaggaaaaagaaagaaaaaaaaaattatccaatcaGGTTAACTCATTGTGGTCAAGTTCATTACCTAAGTGTAAATTTTGCTTGTTAATCCGAATTAGTACAATATGTCGCTATATTTTCATATCACTCCCTAAATCTTGTATACattttaatcaaagaaaaaaagtattgaATCAGGTTAATTCATTATGGTCGAGTCCATTACTCGGGTGTAAATTTTATCTGTTAATCCAAGTTAGTACAATATGTCACCATATTTTCATTTCACttcctatattttttatggtttaatcgTTTGACAATATGTTGTTTCACATTTAATTTGGAGCTAGCTAGAGGTTAAAATGATAACAatgtgaattgttttttaaccaGATTGTTATTTGAACAAGGCGACCAATTTGCTCTTAACCTATTAGAATAAACAAGCCAcaccaatttgtttttgtatatattaacACATATAGTGATTGATTAATTTGATCTAATGTAAaggtttttatttcttgatttcaaatattttatgctATAATTGGATTTTGATTCGATTGGCAAAGAAGCTTAGGCATCAGCCCTAGTATATATCTATTGTtcataagtttattttaattatttaactaattttgaCCGGGTTTCTAATTTGACATAtatggaattaattaaaagaaatttattcacaaactaaatattattttctataaaacttgatgataaaaaaaattcaatgaaagagttgttcaaaaaataaagtaagaGAACAAGATAAACACTATAAGAAATTTTAGGGACAAAAATGGACACTAACAAGAAATTTCATGTTTTGAGCACAAAAACTTTTCAATGTTTAACGATGTTAGTAAAACCAACTGCTGGAAAGATGATGTACGTACTAATATAACGATAGGATAATGTTGATGTTAAGATAGAAAAATACTTCATATATCCTTTAAACACAAAACTAAGAATATAAGGACGTATGAAAGCATTAAACCACTTGAGAAATGATCGCACATATTAGTCCTTCAACAACCCATGAACcaactaataaaaagaaatgtggACGAGTGAGTTAATAAGGTACAAGTTTCCTCGTTGAGTCATCTTTTGTCTTAGAGAATATGGAATTTATTTGACCTATAAACATAGAAGTTCTTTCTACAAGTATGGGACTTTCGATGGTTAAGTTAGCAGGATAGGGAGTGTTAAGCTAAAGATTTGTAAAATGGAggtataaaaatagaaaaggagttAAAATCACATATCATATGACTTAAGTAAGTTTTTACATCCTTGAAATGAATTGGTTACATATCCCATTTTAAGGGTAGGAAAGTCATTTAATGACACTTATTTGGAGATAAGAACACCTACATTTTAAGGGTAGGAAAGTCATCCTTTGATATTgttatatattatcttaatcGAGGTAATGAAGGGGAAGACATTGAGTATAACATGAATTAATCGGCAAACACCTACAATCATCAAATTTCgctaccataaaaaaattattaatcaaattcatgtatttcataggcaattatcttattttatacttaatttggtataatccataatttaacctaaatcaacattaattctaacaaataatttttgttaattcacaatcaacaacaatccaaaatcattgattattaaaaaaaatactaattatcaactcaaattatatctatttaacctaattacaaaaaccctaaattttttaaaaaattcataattcaaaATCCTAATATTAGAAATCAAATTAACACACATTATCATAAAGTACATCAaataataaaggaaaaacattcAATATAACTCTAAATGTAGAATGTGAGTGATGATGGTGATTGGTAGTGGATGTATTAGCTGAAAATTGATAGAGCCACAATGAGGAGTGGGGGGGGGGATCTTGAGCTAGAGAGAGATGGGTGATCCCATGGTGTTTTGTggtgaaaagaaagagagaggaacAATGggtattaatttcaaataaagttattaatatTATCTAGAACTCGTATGTCGTAGATGttatatgcaaaataaaaatcacaaatagcaattatggctcataaaattataaaatatctcaaatatttttatctattgtattactttatctttttttttttaactatgctaaaaaaaaaaaaaaaaaaaaaaaaagcctcctACAACTACGCAATCTGTATCCAATCCTATTCCTTTCCTTACATTTCCTCCTCTCCACTTTCCTTGCATTGGATTCtactacaaaacaaaacactgATTTGTTTCGCAGTTTTGcttcccttttgttttatagAATCGAAAAAAAGACCGAAGCGAAAGCGGCGGTGCAGCCACGACAACTTTCCATTCTTGCATTATTAACaagtattaaaagaaatttaaaacacGGATTCTCAATTATTCGCTTGCTTTGGgattttatagataaataaatatag is a genomic window of Populus alba chromosome 18, ASM523922v2, whole genome shotgun sequence containing:
- the LOC118056699 gene encoding peroxiredoxin Q, chloroplastic, which codes for MVSISLPNHSLPSLLPTHKPKNLSSQNLPILSKSSRSQFYGLKFSHSSSLPFPSSSSSVKTTIFAKVNKGQVPPSFTLKDQDGKTVSLSKFKGKPVVVYFYPADESPSCTKQACAFRDSYEKFKKAGAEVVGISGDDPSSHKAFAKNNRLPFTLLSDEGNKIRKEWGVPADLFGALPGRQTYVLDKNGMVQLIYNNQFQPEKHIDETLKLLQSL